TGATAAGTGAAGGGTGTATATAAACGCCTCCATTTGATATGATTCTTATAGCCTTTATAAGTTCATCTGAATCTGCATCTTTTAATATGTAACCTTCCACACCAATCTTCAATGCTTCCATAAGGTACTCTTTGTCATTGTAGATAGTCAAAAACATTATTTTATTTTTAGGATCATTGCTTTTAATCATCTTTGCAGCCTTAATGCCATTTACATTTGGCATGTTTATATCCATCAAAATTATATCTGGAGAATTATTTTTAGCCAAATTATAAGCTTCTTCTCCATCTGAGGCTTGATACACCACTTTCATATCTTCTTCTAATTCAATTATCTGCTTTAACCCTTGACGCAAAAGCACATGGTCGTCAGCAATCATAATGTTAATCATTGCACTTATCACCACCTAGCGGAATAGAAATGTAAATTTGTGTCCCCTCATTAGGTGAACTGTTTATTTCAAATTTCCCGTTTAATATCTGAACTCTCTCCCGCATCCCCAACAGCCCAAATTTATTGTCTTGAGATGTCTTTTCAAAGCCTACACCGTCATCTTTTATAATTATGCTTATAAAGCGATCGCCAAACTCTAATCGTATCACAGCATTCCTCGCCTTCGAATGCTTCCGAATGTTTGTCAAGGCTTCCTGAATGACTCTGAAACAGGTTATTTCTATCTCAGGCTTTAATCTTTTATGTTCAGATAAAGTAATAAAATCCACATTTATTCCAGTATCATTTTTAAAGTCATTTATGTACTTTGATACGGCAGGTATTAAGCCTAAATCATCAAGAACAGACGGCCTTAAATCGTATATGATCTTCCTCACTTCTTTTAAAGATAAGTGTGCTAT
The window above is part of the Thermoanaerobacterium sp. PSU-2 genome. Proteins encoded here:
- a CDS encoding response regulator transcription factor gives rise to the protein MINIMIADDHVLLRQGLKQIIELEEDMKVVYQASDGEEAYNLAKNNSPDIILMDINMPNVNGIKAAKMIKSNDPKNKIMFLTIYNDKEYLMEALKIGVEGYILKDADSDELIKAIRIISNGGVYIHPSLIREIESLEKNECKKDLTDREFEILNLIAEGYSNKEIADKLFLSEKTVKNHVYNIFRKLDVKDRTQAAIYLLKNNNMYNMHT